Proteins encoded within one genomic window of Mycolicibacterium monacense:
- a CDS encoding maleylpyruvate isomerase family mycothiol-dependent enzyme — translation MTTDPAVVFASAAHSFADLVGRLPATGWDGPGLGEWDLRALVGHTSRSLITVSTYLQTTAAREDVTSAAEYYVKVTPAALGIDPAAVAERGRQAGRDLGEDPAATVAGLAAKALADVDAADDPLIEVIGGLGIRLSNYLPTRTFELAVHGLDIARAAQIDYAPPSDVLADAVRLAGDVAVVSGRGVEVLLALTGRAGLPPAFSIV, via the coding sequence ATGACCACCGATCCGGCGGTCGTGTTCGCCTCTGCCGCACACAGTTTCGCCGATCTGGTGGGCCGGCTGCCGGCCACCGGGTGGGACGGTCCCGGGTTGGGCGAGTGGGATCTGCGGGCGCTGGTCGGCCACACCTCCCGCTCGCTGATCACCGTCAGCACCTACCTGCAGACCACCGCCGCCCGCGAGGACGTCACCAGCGCGGCCGAGTACTACGTGAAGGTGACCCCCGCCGCGCTCGGTATCGACCCGGCCGCCGTCGCCGAACGCGGCAGACAGGCCGGCCGCGACCTCGGGGAGGATCCGGCGGCCACGGTCGCCGGCCTGGCCGCGAAGGCGCTGGCCGATGTGGACGCCGCGGACGATCCGCTGATCGAGGTGATCGGCGGCCTCGGCATCCGGCTGAGCAACTACCTGCCGACGCGGACCTTCGAGCTGGCCGTGCACGGTCTGGACATCGCGCGGGCCGCGCAGATCGACTACGCGCCGCCGTCCGACGTGCTGGCCGACGCGGTGCGGTTGGCCGGCGACGTCGCGGTCGTCTCCGGTCGCGGAGTGGAGGTCCTCCTGGCCCTGACCGGGCGGGCCGGGCTGCCTCCCGCGTTCTCCATCGTGTGA
- a CDS encoding citrate synthase 2, with product MTQTSPSVPENFVEGLEGVVAFTTQIAEPDKDGGALRYRGVDIEDLVARRVTFGDVWALLVDGRFGDGLPPAEPFPLPIHSGDVRVDVQAGLAMLAPIWGYKPILDIDDDTARAQLARASVMALSYVAQSARGIHRPAVPQRSIDECTTVTARFMTRWQGDPDPRHVEAIDAYWVTAAEHGMNASTFTARVIASTGADVAAALSGAVGAMSGPLHGGAPARVLPMLDEVERTGDARAVVKGILDRKDKLMGFGHRVYRAEDPRARVLRATAERLEAPRYEVAAALEQAALAELRERRPDRAIETNVEFWAAVILDFAQVPASMMPAMFTCGRTAGWCAHILEQKRLGKLVRPSAIYVGPDPRSPESVEGWDRITTS from the coding sequence ATGACTCAGACGTCGCCGTCGGTGCCGGAGAATTTCGTCGAGGGACTCGAGGGTGTGGTGGCCTTCACCACCCAGATCGCCGAACCGGACAAGGACGGCGGGGCGCTGCGGTACCGCGGCGTGGACATCGAAGATCTGGTCGCGCGGCGGGTGACGTTCGGCGACGTGTGGGCACTGCTGGTCGACGGGCGCTTCGGCGACGGGCTGCCGCCGGCCGAACCGTTCCCGCTGCCGATCCACAGCGGCGACGTCCGCGTCGACGTACAGGCCGGCCTCGCGATGCTCGCGCCGATCTGGGGCTACAAACCGATCCTCGACATCGACGACGACACCGCCCGCGCCCAACTCGCGCGCGCCTCGGTGATGGCCCTGTCCTACGTCGCGCAGTCCGCGCGCGGGATCCACCGGCCGGCCGTCCCGCAGCGGTCGATCGACGAATGCACAACCGTGACAGCGCGTTTCATGACGCGGTGGCAGGGTGACCCCGATCCGAGGCACGTCGAGGCCATCGACGCCTACTGGGTGACCGCCGCCGAACACGGGATGAACGCCTCGACGTTCACCGCCCGGGTGATCGCCTCCACCGGCGCCGACGTCGCAGCTGCACTCTCCGGCGCCGTCGGCGCGATGAGCGGCCCCCTGCACGGCGGCGCACCCGCGCGGGTACTGCCGATGCTCGACGAGGTCGAGCGCACCGGTGACGCCCGCGCCGTGGTCAAGGGCATCCTCGACCGCAAGGACAAGCTGATGGGGTTCGGACACCGGGTGTACCGGGCGGAGGATCCGCGGGCCCGTGTGCTGCGCGCGACCGCCGAGCGCCTGGAGGCGCCGCGTTACGAGGTCGCCGCCGCCCTCGAGCAGGCCGCACTGGCCGAGCTGCGTGAGCGCCGTCCCGACCGGGCGATCGAGACGAACGTCGAGTTCTGGGCCGCGGTGATCCTCGACTTCGCCCAGGTGCCCGCCTCGATGATGCCGGCGATGTTCACCTGTGGGCGCACCGCCGGATGGTGCGCCCACATCCTCGAACAGAAACGGCTGGGCAAGCTGGTGCGCCCGTCGGCGATCTATGTCGGACCCGACCCGCGGAGCCCGGAGTCCGTCGAGGGCTGGGACCGCATCACCACCTCATGA